In a single window of the Lusitaniella coriacea LEGE 07157 genome:
- a CDS encoding peptidoglycan DD-metalloendopeptidase family protein, protein MRLFQKLFGVSQKDRTPPEGFGQTFILEPILTPSGLVDSGDDFIDPTVFDLDSPVIDDFDLDIAKTGTEAFNSDADIEEMTFLTRNIDLDEISPVGESLHSHDLFTSGTFTVGDSGEVSIDFLFDGGKYEGELAIFSLDGMEQFEPGSDAFIQEAASRALSSSELGHVVISDPSEGAKFSGNLGERSFNEGDYQGVKSFQMNAGSEFGVMLVPNGTVEQVYENPDIGGAVRPLFSMATSNPDDAFHVGQIADATGDGNTFVLEDLRVDGRTDRDYNDIIFQVRGATGDAVELDEVIDSDGDWRETDMGQALLDYAEPYLDVEGHDHGEHGDLPNDPQLSPNLPPIQDGEIAEPDGYEFSESDQPLIGTIDTGFNENNPYLDYDRVTIGNDYIDSDANSLLSTGEGNEHGTHVLGVINNVNSDAPLWVSRAVGSGQWADSLVEFVDAAQESGQPNAVVNLSFDLTQINPDRTESVRTAFTPAEWAALEYAHQNNVVIVAATGNDSGVISALGQASQQFDNIITVGAAEQLDSSLSIPKGVDRAYYSNYGESVDIVAFGGTPDNPEISTVGEGLGTMAGTSVATAKVTGAISQVWAANPQLSYQQVIEILELTATDLLAHNRDVQTGSGLLNLAAAVHLAKATEPSGVEATTPVSPAPWSDAVRPTERPVNITEVSFSGRVISTIPTNVRSGPGTSFLVAGTRNPDDIVDFGAWTRGELVSYPSLGTSDDRWYRIAGTTDQWISAALIDGQPPTTNPTLPNQFTFEGKTYTWVPYTIKGGDTLSIIALRTMGNGSALYYNFIAQHNGITNPNLIDAGSTILVPQEVGSNPNPPAPTPGPAPVDPGKFYNPLAGSSYTIPPLNEFGTPRRISGTHKGIDLSASAGTPIKAAKAGTVVIARVGWNDGYGNYVKIDHGNGEETRYAHLSSINVQEGQQVSAGTHIGNVGNTGNSTGPHLHFEIRINGVAQNPRNYIQF, encoded by the coding sequence ATGCGTTTATTTCAAAAACTCTTCGGCGTTTCTCAAAAAGACCGCACTCCCCCAGAAGGATTCGGACAAACCTTCATCCTCGAACCTATCCTCACCCCCTCCGGACTGGTGGATAGCGGCGATGATTTTATCGATCCCACCGTATTCGACCTCGACTCCCCCGTTATTGATGACTTCGACCTCGATATTGCAAAAACCGGGACGGAAGCGTTCAACAGCGATGCTGACATTGAAGAAATGACCTTCCTCACCCGGAATATTGACCTTGACGAAATCTCCCCCGTTGGAGAATCCCTACACTCCCACGATCTCTTTACCTCTGGAACCTTCACCGTCGGCGATTCTGGGGAAGTTTCCATCGACTTCCTCTTTGATGGCGGTAAATACGAAGGAGAACTCGCCATTTTCAGCCTCGATGGGATGGAACAATTTGAACCCGGTAGCGACGCATTTATCCAAGAAGCCGCCAGTCGCGCCCTTAGCAGTTCCGAACTCGGTCACGTTGTCATTTCCGACCCATCAGAGGGGGCTAAGTTTAGCGGAAACCTCGGCGAGCGGAGTTTTAACGAGGGGGATTATCAAGGGGTTAAATCCTTCCAGATGAATGCAGGAAGCGAGTTTGGGGTGATGCTCGTTCCCAACGGAACCGTCGAGCAAGTTTACGAAAATCCCGACATTGGGGGAGCGGTGCGTCCTCTCTTCTCAATGGCAACCTCAAACCCTGATGATGCCTTCCATGTGGGACAAATTGCCGATGCGACTGGGGATGGCAATACCTTTGTCCTCGAAGATTTGCGCGTTGACGGTCGAACGGATCGCGACTACAACGATATTATCTTCCAAGTGCGCGGCGCAACAGGGGATGCAGTGGAACTTGATGAGGTCATCGATTCAGACGGTGATTGGCGAGAAACCGATATGGGTCAAGCATTACTAGACTACGCCGAACCCTACCTCGATGTTGAAGGTCACGACCACGGCGAACATGGAGACTTACCCAACGATCCTCAACTCAGTCCCAATTTACCTCCCATCCAGGACGGAGAAATTGCCGAACCCGATGGCTACGAATTTTCAGAGTCAGATCAACCCTTAATTGGCACAATTGATACGGGATTTAATGAAAATAACCCCTATCTCGACTACGATCGCGTAACCATCGGAAATGATTATATTGATAGCGACGCAAATTCCCTCCTATCAACAGGAGAAGGGAACGAACACGGCACGCACGTTTTAGGCGTAATTAACAACGTTAACAGCGATGCGCCCCTCTGGGTCAGTCGAGCAGTAGGATCTGGACAATGGGCGGACTCCTTAGTTGAATTCGTCGATGCAGCACAGGAATCGGGACAACCCAACGCCGTCGTCAATCTCAGCTTTGACCTCACCCAAATCAATCCCGACAGAACGGAAAGCGTTCGCACCGCCTTTACCCCCGCAGAATGGGCGGCGTTAGAATACGCCCATCAAAATAATGTCGTCATTGTCGCGGCGACAGGCAACGATAGCGGCGTTATCTCTGCATTGGGTCAAGCCTCCCAACAATTTGACAATATCATCACCGTCGGTGCTGCGGAACAGTTAGATTCTTCCCTCTCTATTCCCAAAGGAGTCGATCGCGCCTACTATTCCAACTATGGCGAAAGTGTCGATATTGTTGCTTTTGGGGGAACCCCAGACAATCCAGAAATTTCCACCGTCGGCGAAGGATTGGGGACAATGGCGGGAACCTCCGTCGCAACGGCAAAAGTCACAGGAGCCATTTCCCAAGTTTGGGCGGCAAATCCCCAATTGAGTTACCAGCAAGTCATTGAAATTTTAGAGTTAACCGCCACCGATCTCCTGGCACATAACCGCGACGTACAAACGGGTTCAGGGTTGCTCAACCTCGCCGCAGCCGTGCATTTAGCCAAAGCCACAGAACCTTCAGGGGTTGAGGCGACAACGCCCGTTTCGCCTGCTCCCTGGAGTGATGCAGTGCGACCCACCGAACGCCCGGTTAACATTACCGAGGTGAGTTTTAGCGGTCGCGTGATCTCTACAATTCCTACAAATGTGCGCTCTGGACCCGGTACGAGCTTTCTCGTGGCTGGTACGAGGAATCCTGACGATATCGTTGATTTTGGTGCTTGGACTCGCGGCGAATTAGTGAGTTACCCCAGTTTAGGAACGAGCGACGATCGTTGGTATCGCATTGCTGGAACAACGGATCAATGGATTTCCGCCGCCCTTATCGATGGTCAACCACCTACTACCAACCCAACACTGCCAAATCAATTCACCTTTGAAGGGAAAACCTATACCTGGGTTCCCTACACCATTAAAGGTGGCGATACACTCAGCATTATTGCTCTGCGGACAATGGGGAATGGTTCTGCTCTTTATTACAACTTTATTGCCCAGCATAACGGTATTACCAATCCCAATTTGATTGATGCAGGTAGCACCATTCTAGTTCCCCAAGAGGTTGGCTCGAATCCCAATCCACCTGCACCGACTCCTGGACCCGCACCTGTCGATCCGGGTAAGTTCTATAATCCTCTTGCTGGCAGTTCGTACACCATTCCTCCGCTCAATGAATTTGGCACTCCAAGGCGGATTAGCGGGACTCACAAAGGCATTGATTTATCTGCATCTGCGGGAACTCCTATTAAAGCAGCTAAGGCAGGTACTGTTGTCATTGCTCGTGTAGGTTGGAATGATGGCTATGGCAATTATGTCAAAATCGATCACGGTAATGGTGAGGAAACCCGTTATGCTCACTTGTCCAGCATCAATGTACAAGAAGGACAACAAGTGAGTGCGGGAACTCACATCGGCAATGTGGGAAATACTGGAAACTCGACTGGTCCCCATTTACATTTTGAGATTCGCATTAATGGCGTTGCGCAAAACCCCAGAAATTATATCCAGTTTTAG
- a CDS encoding DUF1517 domain-containing protein, with protein sequence MAVHSKNGLLPVVLSGQVLVLEAPREGLALPVVTQVIRPGEEGETSLVLSLSWVLLAFLSTRSLHRKEKKFDKLQFQERSKFSTETLANVDGKSETKAKVKPG encoded by the coding sequence GTGGCGGTTCATTCAAAAAACGGTCTTCTCCCAGTCGTTCTAAGCGGTCAAGTTCTCGTTCTAGAAGCTCCTCGCGAAGGACTCGCTCTTCCAGTCGTTACTCAAGTCATTCGACCGGGGGAGGAGGGGGAAACTTCTTTAGTTTTATCTTTATCCTGGGTATTGTTGGCGTTTTTATCTACGCGATCGCTGCATCGCAAAGAAAAAAAGTTTGATAAACTGCAATTCCAAGAACGCAGTAAGTTTAGTACTGAAACTTTAGCGAACGTCGATGGAAAGTCGGAAACCAAAGCTAAAGTTAAGCCAGGTTAA
- a CDS encoding two-partner secretion domain-containing protein — protein MAQKPSRPRTWVHWCLLGSVLFGLTGERTVAQILPDNTLGDENSTLTNATITGGAARGSNLFHSFSEFNINNGQSVYFANPNGIANILTRVTGGNPSNILGTLGVNGTANLFLLNPNGILFGPNSQLDIRGSFVATTADSILFDNGFAFSAANPQTPSLLTVSVPLGLQYGTNNTGIITNRGNLAVGENFTLNATQLDLQGTVQSGGDLTLQGTDTVTIRDTATTPFIAAAGGKLVVQGNQTLDIFALNHPDSGFFSGGEMVLRSDDGVSGDAHYWSGGNFRIEQLDGSLGDLYSPYDPIFVVKGDININNYVGASLHIFAGGEVDIGTVTITAPDPSLYSIHPGHPNPLLASLASVLLPDGTTQTIRGNIQPTLDIRAGIDAAVIDNILNNIGLPSLGFGFYAPPGTPFPGGGIGANPPNSANITINTIQIDAPDGLVYLTNRYEPAQGLNGNITVNGSINTQVTSGDSGKVILDSRNDLRINGTINTSSTVGNPGDVEVFSDNVFLEDSIIKTGLNNNIASFGNGDITFDANNIFTIGAVALLSNNDISIEKSINGSSLTGDGSNLTLKAKNNISVLGYINTMSTATVGNGGNVELNAGGNISLAGDIITASINGEGGNISLSGENLGIFNSLNSSSISGNAGNISLISIGDSTILSEIKAQSSMGFGGGVAVNAGQNLNILYSTISTSSNFLGSGDIEINARNGNLALDNSFIQSETFGIGNAGVIDINSNTIRLQNNARISASTRDLGNASKIEISARELNVETGSRIYSNTNNVGNAGQIELNILNSLKLDRAFVFVNTFQGTGNAGNLEINTPNFTAQNGSLISAASQGGGIGGNVQINASGGRVNFIGNDPVVLSANDRISPTALVLGSFGGGTAGNLTIDTRQLIVENGALVYGSADRVSGDNAASITVRASESVQVLGTTPNGQLPSSLSSDTFGAGNAGNLIILTPHLVLRDGGQVSAGTTGTGQAGTLGVRANFVEITGTSRDGQRPSQLLFDSFGSGDAGEFRIDTGQLLLQNGGRISARTGGTGRGGIIAVNALNSVQISGTSGSFASGLIFESNGAGDARGIRIQTPGDLTVENGGKITVGGTGSGVSGDLDISARNIFLTNQGQLGASTRAARGGSIRLQVAENIVLRYNSEISAEAFGTSRGGNINMKVGGFIRAVLPENSDVVASAESGQGGKIFADTRQIFGFRQFNGRRTPESDFTAISEPTDPSIPASSGTVEVIVRDFQPVINLPDRFVDPQLDEGCRRSQGRTGNQSKKGRFDITGLGGLPPNPRNALSNNTVQVPWLTLEDGGSSAASPEVVEAQGWVKLPDGRTILTAEDPAIARDRISCGLR, from the coding sequence ATGGCACAGAAACCATCCAGACCGCGCACTTGGGTACACTGGTGTCTCTTAGGAAGCGTACTATTCGGATTGACAGGAGAGCGCACCGTCGCGCAAATACTCCCCGATAACACCCTCGGAGATGAAAACTCCACTCTCACCAACGCGACCATCACAGGCGGCGCAGCACGCGGTTCCAACCTCTTCCACAGCTTCTCTGAATTCAACATTAACAACGGACAAAGCGTTTACTTCGCCAATCCAAATGGCATCGCCAACATCCTCACCCGCGTCACCGGAGGTAACCCCTCTAACATCCTCGGAACCTTGGGAGTCAACGGAACCGCCAACCTCTTCCTCCTCAACCCCAACGGCATCCTTTTTGGTCCCAATTCCCAACTCGACATCCGAGGTTCCTTCGTTGCCACAACTGCCGACAGCATTCTGTTTGACAACGGTTTCGCCTTCAGTGCAGCCAACCCTCAAACCCCATCTTTACTAACCGTCAGCGTCCCTCTAGGGTTGCAGTACGGCACGAACAACACCGGAATCATTACCAACCGAGGCAATCTCGCTGTCGGAGAGAATTTTACTCTCAACGCCACCCAACTCGACTTACAGGGAACCGTTCAATCCGGAGGCGATTTAACCCTCCAGGGAACCGACACCGTAACCATTCGCGACACCGCAACAACCCCTTTCATCGCTGCTGCGGGAGGAAAATTAGTCGTTCAAGGAAACCAAACCCTCGACATCTTCGCCTTGAATCACCCCGATAGCGGCTTCTTTTCTGGGGGAGAGATGGTGTTGCGCAGTGACGATGGGGTGAGTGGGGACGCACACTATTGGAGTGGAGGGAATTTCCGCATTGAGCAGTTGGATGGCAGTTTGGGGGATTTATACAGTCCTTACGATCCGATTTTCGTGGTCAAAGGAGATATTAACATAAATAATTATGTAGGTGCTTCGCTACACATTTTTGCAGGGGGTGAAGTTGATATTGGTACTGTTACTATTACTGCCCCAGACCCATCACTGTACTCAATCCATCCAGGACACCCGAATCCTCTACTTGCAAGCCTTGCTTCTGTTTTACTTCCAGATGGAACTACACAGACAATTAGGGGTAATATACAACCGACACTTGATATACGAGCAGGCATTGATGCTGCTGTAATTGATAATATTCTCAATAATATAGGTTTACCTTCTCTAGGTTTTGGTTTCTATGCTCCTCCTGGGACTCCATTTCCGGGTGGAGGAATTGGGGCAAATCCTCCCAACTCTGCCAATATTACTATTAATACTATTCAAATTGACGCTCCTGATGGGTTGGTCTACCTAACTAATCGATACGAACCCGCTCAGGGATTAAATGGAAATATTACAGTTAATGGAAGCATCAATACTCAAGTTACTAGCGGAGATAGTGGTAAAGTCATCCTTGATTCTCGTAACGATCTAAGAATCAACGGGACTATAAATACAAGTTCTACTGTTGGCAATCCTGGAGACGTAGAGGTATTTTCTGATAATGTTTTTCTTGAAGACAGCATCATCAAAACTGGTTTAAATAATAATATTGCTAGTTTCGGAAATGGAGATATAACCTTTGATGCCAATAATATTTTTACAATTGGTGCTGTAGCTTTACTATCAAATAATGATATCTCGATCGAGAAGAGTATTAATGGTTCATCTCTTACAGGTGATGGTAGCAATCTGACATTGAAAGCTAAAAACAATATTTCGGTACTGGGTTATATCAATACTATGTCTACTGCTACGGTAGGTAATGGAGGAAACGTCGAACTTAATGCGGGCGGAAATATTTCGCTAGCTGGAGATATTATTACAGCGTCTATCAATGGGGAGGGGGGAAATATTAGCTTAAGTGGAGAAAACTTGGGGATTTTTAATTCTTTGAATTCTTCTTCAATATCTGGAAATGCTGGCAACATAAGCTTAATCAGTATTGGTGATAGCACGATCCTTAGTGAAATCAAAGCTCAGTCTTCAATGGGTTTCGGAGGAGGTGTTGCAGTGAATGCAGGACAAAACTTAAATATTTTATATTCGACAATTAGTACGTCCTCTAATTTTTTAGGATCGGGTGATATAGAGATTAATGCCAGAAATGGGAATTTAGCGCTCGATAACAGTTTTATTCAAAGCGAAACTTTTGGAATAGGAAATGCGGGCGTGATAGACATTAATTCCAATACAATACGCCTTCAAAACAATGCAAGAATATCTGCAAGTACCCGCGATCTAGGAAATGCAAGCAAGATCGAGATATCGGCACGAGAATTAAATGTTGAAACAGGTTCGAGAATTTATTCTAATACAAATAATGTTGGGAATGCCGGACAAATCGAACTCAATATTCTTAACTCATTAAAATTAGATCGCGCCTTTGTTTTCGTTAATACTTTTCAAGGAACTGGCAATGCAGGCAATCTTGAAATTAATACTCCAAACTTTACCGCGCAAAATGGTTCGCTCATTTCGGCTGCGAGCCAAGGGGGAGGAATAGGGGGCAATGTACAAATTAATGCTTCTGGCGGTCGCGTTAATTTTATCGGCAACGATCCTGTCGTCTTATCAGCAAACGATAGAATTAGTCCAACAGCTTTAGTGTTAGGTTCTTTTGGTGGCGGAACCGCCGGGAATTTGACGATCGATACAAGGCAGTTGATTGTTGAAAATGGCGCACTCGTTTATGGTTCTGCCGATCGCGTATCGGGGGACAACGCTGCTAGCATCACTGTGAGAGCATCGGAGTCAGTACAAGTTCTGGGAACAACGCCGAACGGTCAGCTTCCCAGTAGTTTGTCCTCCGATACTTTTGGTGCGGGTAATGCAGGAAACTTGATAATCCTGACACCCCATTTAGTCCTGCGCGATGGGGGACAAGTTTCTGCGGGAACGACGGGGACGGGTCAAGCAGGAACATTAGGAGTTCGAGCAAACTTCGTTGAAATTACAGGAACTTCCCGCGACGGTCAGCGACCCAGCCAGTTACTCTTTGATTCCTTTGGGTCGGGAGATGCCGGGGAATTTAGGATCGACACGGGACAATTACTACTGCAAAATGGCGGTCGAATTTCAGCAAGGACAGGGGGTACGGGTCGCGGTGGAATTATCGCAGTCAATGCGTTGAACTCGGTGCAGATATCTGGAACGTCCGGAAGTTTTGCCAGTGGTTTGATTTTCGAGAGTAACGGTGCAGGAGATGCGCGAGGGATTCGCATTCAAACTCCCGGCGATTTGACGGTGGAAAATGGAGGGAAGATAACCGTTGGCGGCACGGGATCGGGCGTATCGGGGGATTTGGACATTTCGGCGCGTAATATCTTTTTGACCAACCAGGGGCAGCTTGGGGCATCGACGAGAGCAGCGCGAGGAGGCAGTATTCGATTGCAAGTTGCTGAAAATATTGTGCTGAGATATAACAGCGAGATTTCTGCGGAAGCGTTTGGTACGAGTCGTGGAGGCAACATTAATATGAAGGTTGGCGGTTTCATTCGCGCGGTCTTGCCAGAAAATAGTGATGTGGTCGCGAGTGCGGAGTCCGGACAAGGAGGAAAAATCTTTGCTGATACGCGACAAATCTTTGGTTTTCGGCAGTTTAACGGTCGCCGCACCCCAGAAAGCGATTTTACCGCAATCTCCGAGCCGACCGATCCGAGCATACCCGCTTCTTCGGGTACGGTAGAAGTCATCGTGCGAGATTTTCAACCTGTCATTAATCTTCCCGATCGCTTCGTTGACCCGCAACTGGATGAAGGGTGTCGAAGGAGCCAGGGACGAACGGGAAATCAATCGAAGAAGGGTCGATTTGATATTACCGGACTAGGAGGGTTGCCCCCCAATCCCCGCAATGCGTTGAGTAACAATACGGTGCAAGTTCCTTGGTTAACCTTGGAGGATGGGGGATCGAGTGCTGCATCTCCTGAAGTTGTGGAAGCGCAAGGATGGGTGAAGTTGCCTGATGGAAGAACGATTTTGACGGCAGAAGATCCCGCGATCGCGAGGGATCGTATTTCTTGCGGGTTGAGGTAA
- a CDS encoding XDD3 family exosortase-dependent surface protein produces the protein MNNRMVRVCTGIFVGAIALATVEPVVAGTFRNGWQYAVDPSYDSYGSVNGGIQVGGTIYEIYGMAIKEDPITNRITVALNSNLPLTGNPTGSEVCNGTTCFPVENNSVAWGDIFFDVSGTGNFQEAFDNGQIVGVRFSPNNDSRTPDGSRLETGVYTGITGANVAGQNAGFRNLYHNRQLVKDRGDLGNREPWMGDIAWNNPYYGSYGSSSGSWATSENLMPNIIANGEKRGDVTIESEAALVAQGFDPSWFFQTGSQILGFSFEKIPELVGDFIATLLQECINDGISLIGSLSEPSSTPVLPEPDLCDIPMRNEQAYIIQPTRIQGDLKIFENTFSHLWYDPDPEMGYTFRGQQDTLFTEILNFPCGLDADDKFTVSVGNLPLGEFQPGQSVNFSQLIPGITGVPEFTITGINPENDYTPFPSESQFASQLKFNVETPSFTIETFYVSVPEPNSVLSLILLGGAGVSVRFLRKKSKR, from the coding sequence ATGAACAATCGAATGGTTCGAGTTTGTACGGGAATTTTTGTGGGCGCGATCGCGCTAGCAACAGTAGAACCTGTTGTTGCAGGAACATTTAGGAATGGATGGCAGTATGCCGTCGATCCCAGCTATGACAGCTACGGTAGTGTTAATGGTGGCATTCAAGTAGGTGGAACCATTTATGAAATCTATGGTATGGCTATCAAGGAAGACCCAATTACTAATAGAATTACGGTTGCTCTTAATTCCAATTTGCCTCTAACTGGAAATCCAACTGGATCAGAAGTCTGTAACGGAACAACCTGTTTTCCTGTAGAAAATAATAGTGTTGCATGGGGCGATATATTCTTCGATGTTTCTGGGACAGGTAACTTTCAAGAAGCGTTTGATAATGGTCAAATCGTGGGCGTTCGTTTTTCTCCTAATAATGATTCTCGAACTCCAGATGGTTCCAGGCTAGAAACAGGCGTGTATACAGGAATAACAGGAGCAAATGTTGCAGGACAAAATGCAGGTTTCCGGAACCTCTACCATAATCGACAACTGGTGAAAGACCGAGGTGATCTGGGAAATAGAGAACCTTGGATGGGAGATATTGCTTGGAATAATCCCTATTATGGGTCTTACGGTAGCAGTTCTGGAAGTTGGGCAACCAGTGAAAACTTGATGCCCAATATTATTGCCAATGGTGAAAAACGGGGAGACGTTACCATTGAAAGTGAAGCTGCATTAGTTGCACAAGGGTTCGATCCGAGTTGGTTTTTTCAAACGGGAAGTCAAATCCTTGGATTTAGCTTTGAAAAAATCCCCGAACTTGTTGGAGATTTTATTGCTACTTTACTCCAAGAATGTATCAATGACGGAATCTCGTTAATTGGAAGTCTATCAGAACCATCATCTACTCCAGTTTTGCCAGAACCAGACTTGTGCGATATTCCTATGCGGAACGAACAAGCTTATATCATTCAACCCACTCGGATTCAGGGCGATTTGAAAATTTTCGAGAATACCTTCAGCCACCTCTGGTACGATCCCGATCCGGAAATGGGTTATACATTCAGGGGACAACAGGATACTCTCTTTACAGAAATTCTAAACTTCCCTTGTGGATTGGATGCAGATGACAAATTTACTGTCAGCGTAGGCAATCTTCCACTAGGTGAATTTCAACCCGGACAGTCCGTGAATTTTAGCCAACTTATACCTGGCATTACAGGAGTCCCGGAATTTACGATAACGGGAATTAATCCTGAAAATGACTACACGCCTTTTCCAAGTGAAAGCCAATTTGCGAGCCAATTAAAATTCAACGTCGAAACCCCAAGCTTCACTATAGAGACATTTTATGTCTCTGTACCAGAACCAAATTCCGTTTTAAGTTTGATTTTGCTGGGAGGTGCTGGCGTAAGTGTGAGATTCTTACGCAAGAAAAGTAAGAGGTAG
- a CDS encoding sigma-70 family RNA polymerase sigma factor yields MTDTLDEKLQHLAIAAQQFPLGTPERQRTVHQLLVHLQASKKLCRPSCPRQLLGSYYEIYAIALQNLFKYLYKRIEAYDPEKATVLQWSNFLLTRRFPDAIREIQGMKDAQNVRLDKIDLEPDLQANSRNSIAPEVKKILNFLKENPDGIFTKLCVNELPNVHFQLIATQFLSGYKWHEISQQLNIPVSTLSSFYQRNLKRFAPLFKEYLLL; encoded by the coding sequence ATGACGGACACACTGGACGAAAAATTACAGCATCTCGCGATCGCGGCGCAACAATTTCCTCTGGGAACCCCAGAACGACAGCGCACCGTACATCAACTTCTGGTTCATCTACAAGCATCGAAAAAATTGTGTCGTCCTTCCTGTCCTCGCCAGCTTTTGGGGTCTTACTATGAAATTTACGCGATCGCGCTACAAAATCTTTTTAAATATCTCTATAAAAGGATAGAAGCCTACGATCCTGAAAAGGCGACTGTTTTGCAGTGGTCAAACTTCCTCTTAACCCGCCGTTTTCCCGATGCAATTCGAGAAATACAGGGAATGAAGGATGCTCAAAATGTCCGCCTTGATAAGATCGATCTCGAACCGGATTTGCAAGCAAATTCCCGCAATTCCATTGCACCGGAAGTCAAAAAAATCTTAAATTTTCTCAAGGAAAATCCGGATGGTATTTTTACGAAGTTGTGTGTCAATGAGTTGCCTAACGTTCATTTTCAATTGATTGCAACGCAGTTTTTGTCGGGATACAAGTGGCATGAAATTTCTCAACAGCTCAATATTCCCGTATCCACTTTGAGTAGTTTTTACCAACGAAATTTGAAACGATTTGCCCCTTTATTCAAAGAGTATTTATTGCTTTGA
- a CDS encoding DUF1822 family protein, with protein MNDDIAFTIPLTRAAHQFARENGKTSTQIYLNRLAVFAVNYYLDCFAIETELKGNNGSGFILELLGNVSRLMLKNIGNLECHSVLEGTNTCKIPFEVRDGVLGYVAVQIDRELKEAKPIGFLSPKQLERFREVEDVPLAAFDSVELLYEHLQPTSQEIHLSEWLNDIIDAGWETVERFFQAQQPTLAMNFRGIAQAERKEVEVKQSGVKRWKLIDLERAEEKIALFVGLKPKDRQEMDIEVEVYPSMGQTQLPKDLQLMILDEAGEMVMHAKARQTQNLHFDFSGDIGENFGVKLTIGDVSFVQSFLI; from the coding sequence ATGAACGACGACATCGCTTTTACAATTCCTCTTACTCGCGCTGCTCATCAATTTGCGAGGGAAAATGGTAAAACTTCAACCCAAATTTATCTCAATCGCTTGGCAGTTTTTGCGGTCAACTACTACCTGGATTGTTTCGCGATTGAAACGGAGTTAAAGGGAAATAATGGTAGCGGTTTTATTCTCGAATTGTTGGGTAATGTTTCGCGATTGATGCTGAAAAATATCGGCAATCTTGAATGTCATTCGGTTTTGGAAGGTACGAATACTTGCAAGATTCCTTTTGAAGTGAGAGACGGAGTTTTGGGGTATGTTGCGGTACAGATCGATCGCGAACTTAAAGAAGCAAAACCCATTGGCTTTTTGTCTCCCAAACAATTGGAACGGTTTCGAGAGGTTGAGGATGTTCCTTTAGCAGCTTTCGATTCGGTAGAATTGCTTTACGAACACCTTCAGCCAACGTCTCAGGAAATCCATTTAAGTGAATGGTTGAACGATATTATCGATGCGGGATGGGAAACGGTAGAGCGTTTTTTTCAGGCGCAGCAGCCAACATTGGCAATGAATTTTAGAGGGATCGCGCAAGCAGAACGAAAAGAGGTTGAAGTCAAACAAAGTGGAGTGAAAAGATGGAAACTGATCGATCTCGAACGTGCGGAAGAAAAAATCGCGTTGTTTGTTGGTTTGAAACCTAAAGATCGACAAGAGATGGATATTGAAGTCGAAGTTTATCCAAGTATGGGACAGACTCAATTACCCAAAGATTTACAGTTGATGATTCTTGATGAGGCGGGAGAAATGGTGATGCACGCAAAAGCGAGACAAACGCAAAATCTTCATTTTGATTTTAGTGGGGATATCGGCGAGAATTTTGGCGTGAAATTGACAATTGGGGATGTCAGTTTTGTTCAGTCGTTTTTGATTTAA